The genomic segment CAAAAAGAGATTGAAGCGTATTTGGAATTCAACCCTGATGTATTTCGCGGCAAGATAGTGTATTGCAACTGCGACGATCCGTATGAGAGTAATTTTTTTCGTTATTTTGTGCTTAATTTCAATAAACTTGGATTAAAGCAACTTATTACCACTAGTTATAAACCCTCTCCTGTAGCCAATACCCAGTTAG from the Patescibacteria group bacterium genome contains:
- a CDS encoding adenine-specific methyltransferase EcoRI family protein, producing MANSNLTNAKRAKNDEFYTQYGDIQKEIEAYLEFNPDVFRGKIVYCNCDDPYESNFFRYFVLNFNKLGLKQLITTSYKPSPVANTQL